taagtcaTGTAAGCAAAATATTgcatgaaataatatttttcaatataagaAGGCATAAAGTCATGTTAATGTGCTCAAGTCTTCCCTAGAAGACCCAGTTGTAGCGGGCGTTGCGCATAGCGAGCTATTACCTAGTTGATCAACCAAATCAGACTTTGGATGACTCACTCAACTAGTGATAGCCGTACCTTTTTAATCAATTATACGTTTCTACTCATTCTAAGACCATGTATTGCTCAAGTTAATAGACTAATGATGGATCAAATATAAAGACTCATTTTGATACACCTAAACTAGTGAGTAAGACCCATCAACATCATGATCATTCGAATTCCCTTCAACCAAAATAATGGAGGATATGATCATTAACtattacaatataaattaaatgattaaattaatctCTTTTTCAGtgtttaaacttttaggataaaaagtaatttaaaatttacctctttctaacTCCACATTCAATAATAATCACCATTAACAAATGACTTGATATTCAAATGATTTGGCAACATCATTGCATTAATGTTTGCAAGTTCAACAATCCGAGCAAATAAAAAACCAGGTATATAGCCTGAGGAATTTATGAGAATGCACATGCAATTAATCTGTTTTTGGTAATCACGTAATTCATACATATTTTGAACAAAATCATATttgacaaaacccaaaaaaaaaaaatccatatattCTGAGTGAAGAAGTTGATGGGGATCGGGCCGGTTCAAATGCAATTACAGTTGAAAATACCCAACTATTTATACATTAGAAATCAGCCCAAACATCTCTAACTAACACAATCCATTCAGTTGGGCAGTTGGGCCCAAAACTCACGTGATCCACGTGTCCAACAAAGCCCAAGAATCTATCTAATCAGCCCATGCCGTTTCATGAGAGTCCTGCTATACGGCAGACcggatccttttttttttaaaaaaaaaaaaaattaattaacaaatttttttttttggaaaaaacgagctcctctctctctcactttttctCTTGCCACATTTTCAGACgaagctttctctctctcttttctcttccatctccatctccacTCACCGACGGTAGGCCACCGGAGACCATGAACGTCGAGAATCGCTGACGTCCCACCTACATCTCCGGTGACGATCAACCACcgtcaaaatccccaaaatcccCAAATCTCGAAATCCCCAACCCACCGTCAAAATCGATCTTACCTCTCCCCCATCGACGGCCGCCCACCACCGAGCGCCGGTGACGACCAACCACCCACACGCACaggttttctctctctctctctccccctctctctcattCCCACACTGCTCGGCGTCGTGGTCTCCGGTGGCTGTCCGTCGGTGAGGGCAGGGGGCAGAGGTACACACTGCTCGGCGTTCGTAGTTTCCGATGCCGGCCGTCGGtgaagggagagagaagaggaaagagtgagaaagagggagagattTGATTGATaacctaatttttatttttatttttttagtctgGACGTGGCCTTGGGCAGACGTTGGGACTACCGGCGTCTGCCGTATGATTCTACTTGTTTCGATTCATTACGGCTCATTTCCTTATTTCATTTCACGCTTCCCTTTATTTGCCCTTACGGTCTtaccctctctttctcttctaaCGCCTCTTCCACAACGTCTCTTTCgctcttttttaaattaatcttGGCTCAAGGAAGTAATCTTAGGTCCGGATTGGGAAACAGGTAATTCCTGGTCATTTagcccacttttttttttttgatttgctTGGTTATGTTATTTTTGGTGTATAATATTTCGTAATTTAGTAGGATGATTTGTTCTTATTCATCTTTTCACCATCTTAATTTAGGCAATGCTGATTTGTTCTTATTCATCTTTTCACCATCTTAATTCAGGCAATATTTATTTGCTTGGTTATGTTGTTTTTGGtgtatattatttgattttaattaggCGTTGTATTGCCTGTCTGTTTCGGTTTGTTGCTGTGTTTGATTACTATATATATGGTTGAAGATTTATTGTAttccatcttgaattgttttTAGGATTTCGTGTTGAGATTTTTGACTGACGGATTCCGGCACCCAACATTAACCAATCTATCTAAACCAGCAGCCTCTAAAGCCCTCTACATGTTCATCACCAACTCCACCTCCAAAACCCTCAAAAAGCTACTCTCTTCCTCTCAAAAATCAGTATTTTCCTTCCTATGCCAGCCTCAAAACCCTCCCTATACACACACCCAAAAATGCCACTATGTAGATGTGTACATGAAGTGGAAGAAAGACTCGTACTATGACTCTATAGAGCACATCCACAGGTCCATAGAACTCAAACCGATTGTTTCCTTGAAAAACTGCATAGCCCAAGACCCTAATGGTTGCATCCCAATCTCTGAAGTCTCGAAGAGGGGACTAGAGTTGGGTGTGCCCATGAAGGTTGCAAGGTTCTTGAGGCAATACCCAGCAATCTTTGAGGAATTTACGGGTCCCCAATATAACCTGCCTTGGTTTAGGCTGACCCCAGAAGCTGCTGAGATTGATAGAGAGGAGAAAAGGGTCTTTGAGGAACGCAGGGATGATTTGAAGGATAGGCTGAAGAGGTTGATTTTGATGAGTAAAGGGAAAGTTTTGCCTTTGAAAATTATTCAGGGAATGCAGTGGTATTTGGGTTTGCCTGAGGATTTTTTAAGATACTTAGAAGTGAATCATGATGAGTCTTTTACTCTTGTGGAGATTGAAGATGGGTTGAAAGGTTTGGTTGTTGAGGATGAGGAGAAGGTATTGTCCGTGGTGCAGAGAAATGCTATGAAAAGAGGGGCGTATTTCGGGGGGACAATGGAGGCAATTGAGTTTTCACTTTTCCCTTCAAAGGGTTTGAGGGTGAGGAGGAAGATTGAAGATTGGTTAAAGGAGTTTCAAAAGCTTCCTTATGTTTCACCCTATGAGGATTTTTCACATTTGGACCCAGATAGTGAGATAGCGGAGAAGCGGGTTGTGGGGTTTCTTCATGAGTTGCTTAGTCTCTTTGTTGACCATTCGGCAGAGAGGAAGAAGCTTCTATGCCTTAAGAAATATTTTGGGTTGCCTCAAAAAGTTCACAAGGCATTTGAGAGGCATCtccatatgttttatttgtctttGAGGAACAAGACTTGTACTGCAATACTTAAGGAGGCTTACAATGATAAGTCCGCTATAGAGAAGCATCCACTGCTGAAGGTGAGAAAAAAGTATATCAGGTTGATGAAGGAATCGGagttgattttgaagaaaagaagattCAGCAATTGGTTTGTCAATCGTGAGAATATGAagttggatttggatttggatgcCGCGgatgaagagagaagagagatgccaGATTGTTCTTTGTAAATGAATTTTTCCCTTAACATTTAAATTAGGTATTATATGGTCTAAGATAAAAAAGAGCTTCCGGAGTAGGACTATTGCAGACCCTAATTACAGGCTAATTAGCAGCAGATTGGCAATTCAAGGTGGCGCTTTTCAGCACGTCCTTGGTCCGGTCCTAGAGGTATTTCTTTGATTTGTAGCTTTTGTGTTTGGTTCTTCTAGTCAGGACTTACTATCAACTAATTATTCCCATCGATGTATATGATAAGTTTAGATTAACTTGTAAGACATGACCTTAGCAAATTCAATGGATATACAGTCTTTTGACATCTTGTGGCAAATTTTACTGTTAATTCTAGCTGCCATCCTGTTTCTTGATTAGAAGCATTTTGTTGTATTTCATGGTAGATTACCTTTGGCACATTTTCTTTATGAGTGataaaaatgttagaaattacatttttatcttacaattattttatcatGTTATGACGATGTTAATTCGTCTTTAGATTggtcattattaaaaataaaatttaaaaagttgatTGGCACCAACAAgtcaacaaataaaataatagcgaaataaaaatgtggtccTTATTCGATCAGTCCTCCCGTAATGATATTGATTTGAcaagaaaaaatcatttattatatatgtttaagATCTATATTATCAAGCACAAAGCAAAGGCTCGATCGTGAAGACAGTTGTGTATTCCAATACATGCACAACTTGTGACCGTCCGTCCAGTGTATATGAAATCGATGCAAACGAGAGGCTCGCGAACCCTCCCACCAACCCTCGGATCAAAAATCATAACTTAATTGACGGTCTAAAACTTGAATGAAAGTTCCTTTAAGAACTGGTCCAAATCCCTCATCGGAGGATCAAGTTGTTTCTTCATTTCCGACTTACTTTCTCAGTTTGATGGCGCGCTTCATCGGATGTCTCGCTCTTCCCTCTTTTAATATGAACAGAAGGCCGAATGGTATTTTGGATCAAGGAATTAACCTCAACTTAAAAATGGATGGTTTCGGGAAAAAGGTATTTCTTATTTTACCTTGATTATTATctatataaaacaaattataagAACTTAATATCCGAGAATTTGttaaaaccttttattttatttttttctaagcaatagTCAAAGAATCCTCCAAAGTAAGTATTTAATGGAGTTTTCGAGTTTGGAAGTCATCCATAATAAGTTGGAAATTTTCAAActagtttgacctttaaaaacTAATCACCATCTGTTATGCTaactaaattacaaaattagttGGTCAAATTTATCTATCAGATACAGTGTCGGTGTGGAACAATCCAAAGGTTAAATGCCGTTGCTCTTTTCGGACATTTGGTAATCATTTGTGTTAGTTTGAATTGATGAAAGTTTAGAAACCATATAGTTTTTGTCAAACAATTAGAAACCAAAAAGTAAATAGTTATTTAGAAGTTTGATCTTTTTTCTATTTGGCCAAGTTATTACGTTAAAGCTTACTTAAAATAAACGACTTGAATGGGTGATGACTCAATTAGACATATAACCTTAAACATCCATCACTGGTTCCTTTCTTATGACAACGGCAGTGGACCAACACGCAATTATGGTAGCTTTGAACGGAATGCAAAGGCTGCggtaaattgtaattgtatgtatatatatatatatatatatacatataatctTATAAATGGGTCGTATAATCTTATAAATGGGTCGAGTTATGATTGACATATACAGTCTTATACACATACCTCCATATGTGACATTTAaaggttgacaatttttgacataattcaCAAAATTAGTGAGTTAGAATTTAGTTGTCTTAATTTAATGAATTGAGTTAAAGTTGAATAATATAGTTTTATATCCTTATGTCGACACGCGAACATGAATTATCATCCCGACTTTCTGCTATATATGTGAATATTTGTTGATTGATGAAATTTTATATACAATAATTTCCTTACAGCTTGTAAAGGATAATAACAAGAAGGTTGATTATACCCTACAGAAGCCTACACAGGAAGTTGATACAAAGTTTAAACTGAGATAAACTCAAAGTTTAAACTTAGATAAACTTGTTATCTTAGATAAGGCTTGCTATCTTAGATAAGGTTGTTACATTAGATTAGGTCTCTCATCTCTTCAATAATTGTAAATTCTTATCTTCTTAGATAAGTTGTAATATTTCAAATGTAAATTGTATACATTCTATAAATACAAACAATCAATGCTCAATTGAGTAAGGTAgaatattcaaatatattattattataacatggtatcagagccaattGTGACTCACGTTTCTCACATGGCTTCCTCTTCAATCAACTCCTCGATCCGCTGCCCTCCATAGCTTGCAAAACAAACTGCTTTCAACACAAATTGAAATCCGATAGCTATCGCCTCTGAAAAATACTGGTTGTCCTTCAATTGAAGGGAGTTGATGTGTATGGTTATGTGGATGGCGCCACCACCACCGTAGAAGTTCTCCACCACCTTTGCAGCCGGCACAATCACTATCATTTGAATTGCATTGGCAGCTTCAGGACCAATCGATCCTCGGAGTACATTCAAATGGGCAATGGTGATGGAGTACCCCTTGCACACATTGGGGACACCCACCTATCCTCATCCttcatctcttttcttttacataATATCCTTCACCTGCCCTCCATAACCAAAAACCTTCTCCCAGTTCATAAACTTACTCTTGATACTAACTCTTACATTGAATTTCACctttgatattttcttgtgaatgAAGAGGGGTCCGGAAAAATCCTCCTCTGCTGGCTGAATGAAAAGGGGATATATAAACTTCCCTCATCCGTGTGTCTTCGTCCACCGGCCCTACTGGGCTTCGATGATCAATTGGTCCTGAAGCTGCCAATGCGTATATGTTGAGTTGGCAGTGATAGTAATTGTACCAGCTGCAGAGGTGGTGGAGAACTTCTATGGAGCAGTTACGAAGCCATCCACATAACTTCAACTCCCTTCAATTGAGGGACAACCTGTGTTTTCCAGAGCCGATAGTTATTGGCTTTTAATTTGTGTTGAAAGCAGTTTTGCAACCTATGCGGGGCAGGGAAAGCCATGTGAGAGATGTGAGTCACTTTAATACCATGTAAGAATAGCAATATGTTTGAATATTCTGCCTTACTTAAATTGAGCATTGGCCGTTTGTATTTATAGAATGTATACaatttatatttgaaataaTGTAACAAAGATAACAAGCCTAATTAACACAGATGTTtaagccaaatccaaaaaaCTATCATCCACCTTGAAATTGTCGATACGTCCTTATcaacaattattaattaatcaaagATTCAAAATTGGGACCATATTATAATATCAAAGGCAATTGAGACTTGAGAGACAGCGATTAAAGGCAATTGCCGCAAGGACAAGTAATAACCAACGACTAATtcaatccctctctctctctctctctctataataataataataataatcaatctaTAAAGTGCGCTCATAATCAGGAGCCTCTAATTTCGTAAAAGCAAGAACAAAGAGGAGTAATTAATGAAAATCCCTgataataatttgttattttttttaaaaaaatctttgacTAATTTTCTTATTCAATGGAAGCTAGCGGGGCTGTAAAAGGCTATTTTTCTTATcacatattaatatattatcaggACAATGAAAcctatttttcttataaaatattaGAATTCCATGTCAtaattttgtgatttatttttgtcattaatttACTTATTGTATGCTCATATGGCCTATAAATAAATTTCCATACTCTACAGTCTACAATAAAGTAAATTGAATAAAAGATGTAACTCTATGAGGTATTATTACCCTAAAGTAAAAGTAAATTTCTAAGccgaattatttttatttttttgttccctctcttcctctcttctctAAATATccttctattattttattttaatttatattttatcagATCGTCTATTGGCTATTGAAAactgttttctaaaaaaaaaaaaaaaaattttttagaaatgctAGGGGTCAATAGGTTTCCCATATTTGACCCATattttcatacaaattcaatagatcaccCGTTAAATTTGTGAGATTcactattgacttatgtgggatccacataagtccacaaatttaatggttgatttgtaagatgagatgagccaaatatgaggaaaatatgacctctagcatttctcaaaaaaattagctatatatgtttcattttgagtttttttttttccaactttgTTGGCCTTGTATTAAAACTtccttttaaattgttttagtCAGTAATTAAATCGTGTTATTAAGATTGATGTCAAGATATGGTTGGCCATGCAGAGTAGGGGGAGGAAGTCGTAACTCCCTCCTCTCCCCATTCCTCTTTTCCCCTCATTCTCTTGCCTTCATCGTAGATCAATTAGGAAGCGTGTGTTAATAGTCCTCGAGATGCGTTCTAGCAATAGACTAGTAGGTTGGCCGCCACCTCTCTTGGATTAGGTAGGTTAGGTGAGggtgtatttttttattattattattttttttgttattgtattttcggtgtttttaaataagattgTCTTCTCTCTATATCTACTTTCAGTAGTAATCTATGGGGTGAGGTCTTAGCCGTTTTCACCccgtcttttatttatttatttatttttctgttccTCATATCACTCGGTGAATGGTAATTTAACCTCTTTACCTGGATCAATATACTATAAAGCCTAAGAGGACATGAAGGTTGATTTCCTTTATATAGAATAATACAAGTCAATTTATTCAAGTGTCAACATCGGAGTTCACGTTTAGGGCCacattcttaaaaatatttctctttagCCACACCACAAAAACatggtttacttttttttaattttaatgaaaaatttacaAGTGGACCAAGTGGTTGACTATGACACGCATTATTAGGCATTAGCTGGAAAATGgtcttcactttttaaaatactCGTCGTCACTTTTACGGCAAACTCCCTTTGGACCAATATCAACATCATGATGTATTGCCTCTATCACTATCAATTACTTCTTCAAATCACCGCTGAcgttaatttcaaaaaaatattctcaTAAAGTTGGACATATATTAATGGgtgaatttgtttgtttgtttgtttttttttttttttttttcgcaataaaaaattattcaccAAATACGTTACTTTTGGTCCCGTAATGTAATACTATTTCATTCAGGATGCCAACCATTAATTTTGAAGAAGTGCATGTGGTTTTTGCAGTCTAGGCCCTTCCTAGCAATTCTCAACTGATAGTGTTACCATAATCACGCTCGAGTTGAATAGTCACCATTGATCGTCCCTTCTGCATTTTTGCtctgaaaaaagaagaagaaagagttgTCCAAATAATTTCGCTTTTTTTAGCAATGttttctaaagttttttttttttcaaagaccGAAAATCTGTCATAATATAAGCTATACTATGCTAACAATAGGGacattttataatgattttaaaattcgGAAGTATTATGGATTTATGGTTATCTCAATTACAAGGCTAGCCTAGTGACATCCACATGATGTGCATAGCATAAGCATCAAATCGAGAGGAATATactgggaagaaaaaaaaaaattaattatgaaattaatttttataaaaaaaaaaaattaaatactaatttttattactatattatttcaattatatttggGTAAGAGTTTGATTCTGAACCAAATTCGTTGGATATGATTTTTCTCTAAACTCGTTAAAGAAAGTTTTTCCGACCCAATttataaaaacagaaacaaaatttaaataaattttattaaaaaaaatatgtacatctcacttactattttttttaaaaaagacacattatttttataaattgggttGACTCCAATCGAGTTTGATAGAAATATTTATCAAGCTGTTtgcattaaaagaaaaaacaaaaaacaaaaaaacaaaaactaaaaagaaaaccaaaaaaaaaaaagcactgcAAAAAACGACAAAGGGCACTTTAGGTTTTTAGTATAATTGAactaacaaataaaacaaaatgcaGTTAATTGCGTGGGGAGTGGAGCACTGCTGTTGAGTAGGCTAAGCGCACATGCCGCTTTTAGCGTACGACAATGATTATTTCTCTATTGTCGCGCCTCTCACACTTGCACGTGTTTATCGTATCCTACGTGTCGCATAGTCAAATTCTTAAGCCAAAATTACCCTAACCTCCCGCACCGGCCAAACCAAAGTAGagataaataaaagaaatattttgtttactgccctaataataataataatctaaatgCGCACTTTAATTTAACAAACATTTTAATATTAGAAAATTAGATCCCACCAAAATTGCCTAACTTTACTATTATGATAAGCTCGTATTAGTTATTTAATAATTCTTGTCATTGGTCTGATTTTTTACAAATAGTTTCATTAGAATGTGTtagata
This genomic interval from Corylus avellana chromosome ca3, CavTom2PMs-1.0 contains the following:
- the LOC132176357 gene encoding protein WHAT'S THIS FACTOR 9, mitochondrial; translated protein: MFITNSTSKTLKKLLSSSQKSVFSFLCQPQNPPYTHTQKCHYVDVYMKWKKDSYYDSIEHIHRSIELKPIVSLKNCIAQDPNGCIPISEVSKRGLELGVPMKVARFLRQYPAIFEEFTGPQYNLPWFRLTPEAAEIDREEKRVFEERRDDLKDRLKRLILMSKGKVLPLKIIQGMQWYLGLPEDFLRYLEVNHDESFTLVEIEDGLKGLVVEDEEKVLSVVQRNAMKRGAYFGGTMEAIEFSLFPSKGLRVRRKIEDWLKEFQKLPYVSPYEDFSHLDPDSEIAEKRVVGFLHELLSLFVDHSAERKKLLCLKKYFGLPQKVHKAFERHLHMFYLSLRNKTCTAILKEAYNDKSAIEKHPLLKVRKKYIRLMKESELILKKRRFSNWFVNRENMKLDLDLDAADEERREMPDCSL